The nucleotide sequence GATTGATTGAATTTCGTAAGCTTTGCTTTGAATTGTATTAGGTGCTCCCCTGTCTGAAGAATTACCTTTGTCATACATAAAACAACTAAACAATGACAACGCGAAAAATAGCATTGGTCACAGGTGGTAGCCGTGGCCTGGGAAAAGACATGGCATTGGCTCTGGCCGGCAAAGGAATAGATGTAGTACTTACCTACCTTTCCAATAAAGCAGAAGCAGATAAGGTAGTGGCTGACATAACGCAATCAGGTGGTAAAGCGGTAGCGCTACAGTTCGATGTTGCCCAAATATCTGCCTTTGATGGGTTTCTGCAACAGGTGAAGGAAACACTAAACACAATCTGGTCAACTGATACGTTTGACTTTCTAATCAACAATGCAGGTATTGGAGCCTCTATTCCGATTGATCAGTTAACAGAAGATACCTTTGATGAGTTTGTAAACATCCATTTCAAAGGCGTATTTTTTCTGACACAAAAGGCTTTACGCATGATGAACAACAAGGGAGGCGTGGTATTTATTTCCTCTGGTGCTGCTCGTTTCTATGTTCCCGGTTATGCTGTATATGCAGCCAGCAAAGGAGCTGTTGAAGTATTTACCCGATATATTGCCAAAGAATACGGACAACGTGGTATTCGGGCTAATGTGGTAGCTCCCGGACCTATCGAAACGGACTTCAATAATGCTACTATCCGAAACAACCCACAAACAAAAAATTTCCTCGCATCACAGACTGCTCTAGGAAGAGTAGGTAATGCTGATGACATTGGCAGTGTGGTTGCCTTTCTGTGCTCAGAAGATGCAAAATGGGTAAATGGTCAGCGGATAGAAGTTGCCGGTGGAATAAATCTGTAAGAGTCTTGATGTATATGCCTTATTCTAACGAGGATGAGGTAT is from Xanthocytophaga agilis and encodes:
- a CDS encoding SDR family NAD(P)-dependent oxidoreductase, with translation MTTRKIALVTGGSRGLGKDMALALAGKGIDVVLTYLSNKAEADKVVADITQSGGKAVALQFDVAQISAFDGFLQQVKETLNTIWSTDTFDFLINNAGIGASIPIDQLTEDTFDEFVNIHFKGVFFLTQKALRMMNNKGGVVFISSGAARFYVPGYAVYAASKGAVEVFTRYIAKEYGQRGIRANVVAPGPIETDFNNATIRNNPQTKNFLASQTALGRVGNADDIGSVVAFLCSEDAKWVNGQRIEVAGGINL